The Cellulomonas wangleii genome includes a region encoding these proteins:
- the flgK gene encoding flagellar hook-associated protein FlgK: MSTFSGVSTALSSLIAQRQSLDVAAQNVANANTVGYTRQRATLVPVAGQSVPAMFATSPGVGQGTRTASVDRLGDVFLDAKVRSAGSSAAYLAARADAHTTLEKSIGEPAGTGLAGQLSDFWSGWADVANGSDQGAARAVLLERGTAVATRLATLYSDARTQWQQARSTTSALVDRVNTAAESLAGLNEQILAIENSGGTAHELADQRDLLVTELAGLVGATTRVRQNGQVDVLVGGNALVTGKDASRLAVAGAGSFAQATGGQAVSVVWADRPDQPAGLEGGRVAGLLSVLAPPDRGGLLTEAAAGYDALATTIADQVNALHRGAVTPGGAPGGDFFTVTAGQPPALGLTVALTSGAQIGAGTAGAGAYDGSVATRIAALGASADGPDARWRSAVADLGVRTSGAVSRATVAGTALAAAEQQQLAGASVDLDEETVSMLAFQRAYEGAARVLTAIDEMLDTLINRTGIVGR; the protein is encoded by the coding sequence GTGAGCACCTTCTCCGGAGTGAGCACCGCGCTGAGCTCGCTGATCGCCCAGCGGCAGTCGCTCGACGTCGCCGCCCAGAACGTCGCCAACGCCAACACCGTGGGCTACACGCGCCAGCGCGCCACCCTCGTGCCCGTGGCCGGCCAGAGCGTCCCGGCCATGTTCGCCACGTCCCCCGGCGTCGGCCAGGGCACCCGCACCGCGTCCGTCGACCGGCTGGGCGACGTGTTCCTCGACGCCAAGGTCCGCTCGGCCGGCAGCAGCGCCGCGTACCTGGCCGCCCGCGCCGACGCCCACACGACGCTCGAGAAGAGCATCGGGGAACCCGCAGGCACGGGGCTCGCCGGCCAGCTCTCCGACTTCTGGAGCGGCTGGGCCGACGTCGCCAACGGCTCCGACCAGGGGGCCGCCCGGGCCGTGCTGCTCGAGCGCGGCACCGCCGTGGCCACCCGCCTGGCCACCCTGTACTCCGACGCCCGCACGCAGTGGCAGCAGGCGCGCTCGACGACGTCCGCCCTGGTCGACCGGGTCAACACCGCCGCGGAGTCCCTCGCGGGGCTCAACGAGCAGATCCTCGCGATCGAGAACTCCGGCGGCACCGCGCACGAGCTGGCCGACCAGCGCGACCTGCTCGTCACCGAGCTCGCGGGGCTCGTCGGCGCCACCACCCGCGTGCGGCAGAACGGGCAGGTCGACGTCCTGGTCGGCGGCAACGCCCTGGTGACCGGGAAGGACGCCAGTCGCCTGGCGGTCGCCGGCGCCGGGTCGTTCGCGCAGGCCACGGGCGGTCAGGCCGTCTCCGTGGTGTGGGCCGACCGGCCGGACCAGCCCGCCGGGCTCGAGGGCGGGCGCGTGGCCGGCCTGCTGTCGGTGCTGGCCCCGCCGGACCGCGGCGGCCTGCTCACCGAGGCCGCGGCCGGGTACGACGCGCTCGCCACCACCATCGCCGACCAGGTGAACGCGCTGCACCGCGGCGCCGTCACCCCCGGCGGCGCACCGGGCGGGGACTTCTTCACCGTCACCGCGGGGCAGCCGCCCGCGCTCGGCCTCACCGTCGCCCTGACGAGCGGCGCGCAGATCGGCGCCGGCACCGCCGGGGCGGGTGCGTACGACGGCTCGGTCGCCACCCGCATCGCCGCGCTGGGGGCCTCGGCCGACGGCCCCGACGCGCGGTGGCGCTCCGCCGTCGCCGACCTGGGTGTGCGCACCTCCGGCGCCGTGTCGCGCGCGACCGTCGCGGGCACCGCGCTCGCCGCGGCCGAGCAGCAGCAGCTGGCCGGCGCCAGCGTCGACCTCGACGAGGAGACGGTGAGCATGCTCGCGTTCCAGCGGGCCTACGAGGGCGCCGCCCGGGTGCTCACCGCGATCGACGAGATGCTCGACACCCTGATCAACCGCACCGGCATCGTGGGGAGGTGA
- the flgN gene encoding flagellar export chaperone FlgN, translated as MGPRPALEQLSEVLWRERHLLELLLFKLETEQLVLSSGRTRWLGHATREVETVLDEIRTAELGRALEADQAARDVGVQPGAGLAEIAAHAPAPWDELLRAHRDAFASLTAEIAALADGNRELLAVSHRAAQETLASLQDTVRTYDGQGRHTGAAGSPARLVDQSI; from the coding sequence ATGGGCCCCAGGCCCGCGCTCGAGCAGCTGTCCGAGGTCCTGTGGCGCGAGCGGCACCTCCTGGAGCTCCTGCTGTTCAAGCTCGAGACCGAGCAGCTCGTCCTCTCCTCCGGGCGTACCCGGTGGCTCGGCCACGCCACCCGCGAGGTCGAGACCGTGCTCGACGAGATCCGCACCGCCGAGCTCGGCCGCGCGCTCGAGGCCGACCAGGCCGCCCGGGACGTCGGCGTGCAGCCCGGCGCGGGCCTCGCGGAGATCGCCGCGCACGCCCCCGCCCCCTGGGACGAGCTGCTGCGCGCGCACCGCGACGCGTTCGCCTCGCTGACGGCGGAGATCGCCGCGCTCGCCGACGGGAACCGCGAGCTGCTCGCCGTCTCCCACCGCGCCGCGCAGGAGACGCTCGCCTCCCTGCAGGACACCGTCCGCACCTACGACGGCCAGGGCCGGCACACCGGTGCCGCGGGCTCGCCCGCCCGGCTCGTCGACCAGTCGATCTAG